The Psychrobacter sp. P11G3 genomic interval AATCCAAAAAGTTGTGTACCAGCCTGAGTTGCGCTGCCCATGCGTCTTACTGCCGTTTCATTACGTCCATTAGATTTTCTTGCGTAATGTCCTATCGCTATTCTTAAGTCAGAACGACTTCCATTGGAAACTGCTCTACCTAAGGCTTGTCTGTATCCAACATATCGACGATCTGATGGTTCAGGAAGAATTTGGTCAGGACTATCATCAGCCCAAGGAGGTACTAGTGGTGAGTTGCCGCTTGGACCTGGACTAGATTGTGAAGTTCCCATTATTATTCCTTATACCAAGATTGACTTTTCAACATCATGTTCATCCAAGGCGGATTTTCATTTAGCCCATTTAAATATCTAACAAAAACTTTTGCAGCTTCTGAAGAGTATTCTGCAAGTATAAAAGCTCCTGCGAATCCTTCTGGCTGCGCATTCCAATCAGAAACATTTCTTAAATGACTAATAAGGCCTTCCATAACGGGAACCTGCTCTTCTATTACAAGCTCTTCTAGACTTTTCTTAGCAGCTGGAGATGATACTTTCTTAGTCTTACTTAAAGATTCTAATGCGACTCTACCTATTGGAGACAAACCAGTTACATAACTACCTAGTGGTATAGTCTCACGAGATAAATAAATTGCTGGTCTTAGATCGATTTCACTTAGCTTAGGCTCAAGTAAACACCACTCGTTAATGAAATCGCGTCGTTGATTTAGTGACTCTGGTAGAGATACTGATTCATTTTTGTCTTCTAAAGCTTTAAGAAAATTAGGTTTACCTTTCTCTTTATCAATTGCACTATAGAATTCCTTAGTTGCAGCTGCTCCAGCACATCTTTCGAATATTACTAGTTTAGTAATAATAGCTTCGTTAATCGGCATGTCACGCCGCTGCGCAGTTTTAACACGCATTTTTATTACATTTAGCAATCTTTTTACAGTTCTTGGGTTTCCATGAATAATTGGTGAGTTAGCTAATATTGGAGCAATACGGTCTGCTCGTTCAAATGATTTTGCTAACTCGTTATCCTCAGTAAATCCGAGCAGAGCTAATGCATCATTTCTAGTGATAGGATCATCTTTCCAAGACTGTTGTAGAGCAGCTTCTAATCCCTGTCTAAGATTACTTAGTTCAGTAGAGTCGATTCCAGCTTCAATAGCATATAGCATAAATAAGTAAGAACGAATCTCTCTCATACCAGCTTTGGGCACGCGGATAGGCACTTGAATGAGTTTATCTATGTAATCAAGCTGGTGTCTATCTGAACTGCCTTTGAAATGCTCAGCAACTGAAGATTTAATCATTTCTTCATCAGCAGCAATTATAAAAGCTGTGTTTTTAAGGAACAAAAACAATCGAATAGCTTCAAGTGTGTGGATTGCATTAGCAGGCAAACAGCGATCTAAATTATCAATAATAATAACAACAGGCTTATTCAATGCATCTAATATTTCTTCATATTCTGTTCTAAAAGCATGGATTTGTTGAGGAGGAGTTTTAGCTTCTTTAGGTTTTATCGTTTTATCAAACTCATTTTTCACATCCGCTACTACAGCACGACCTTCTGTATACTCATCCTCGTCTTGAACTCCATCGGTTGCATTACTAATAGCATTAACTCCTCTCGCAAGAAGTCCTGCTGTAGGAACACCAGCAAATAGTGCAGCACCTTCTGCAGCTAGCCCTAATACTCTAAAAATATTCACTCGCTTAAGTAAACCTTTACCTTTCTCTACTAAGTCTTTATCTCCTTCAGCTTCTTCTAAAAGTCTTGTAGCTATTACTTCTAGAAGGGCGGCTCTTGCATCATCGAAACCTTGATAAAGCCATGCATCAAAATTTATTACGATATAATCCTGCTCGTCATCTTCAAGTTTAGTTTCAATAAGCTTGAGAAGCGAAGACTTTCCCGCTCCCCAGTTACCGAAAATTCCAATTGAAATAGGAAGCATATTTTTAGCAGATAAAATATCAACCGCAAGATCCGATACTTCACCAAAATTAAGATAATCTTCACTTGATTCAACGTCAGACCACATATTTTTTATCTCATTTATATAATTTTATAAACAATAATTATAAACTATTGTGTATATCTAAAATTGAATGAATATGGTAGTTTTTGAGTGTTATTAGATATTTTTTAGTTTTGATTTAGCTAGATGCGACAGTACTTGACGTATGAGATGGCTTGTACCTATCAATTTTTGTGAGGTATTGGTATATTTAAATTGAAATAGTAATCTGCAAATCATGAAATACCTCTTAAATTGTTTTAACTATTACATTAAACGAACCATTTCCTATGAATCAGAATGCAACATCGATTAACTTTTCAAGAGCTGGTGATATATTTCATTATCGCTGGGCTGTCAAACGCTGCTTAAAGCTATTAGATTTCGATACGGATTTGACTCATATTACGATAGAAGGCTCTGACGATTATAGTCAGGGTGGTGAAAATGTTGTTGATTTGGCCGAGTATAGGGAGTCAGCTAATGGTGAAAAGTCGGTAGAATACTTTCAGTTGAAACACTCTACTGTTAGAGCCGATGAAGACTTTAAGATATCTGACCTGAGAGACACTATTATTGGGTTTTCCCAAAGATATGTGGACTCCGTAAATAGTAATCATTTTCAAAGCTATAAATTCACTGTAACAACCAATAGAAAAATATGTCCTAACTTTAAAAAAAATATTAGTAGTCTTGCCCATGGCATTCCAGCAGATAAAGCATTCGTCAACACTATAAAAAGATATACCAAGCTTAGTGAAACAAAATTGAAAGATTTTTGTTCACATCTTAACTTACATGATATCGAAGGCAATTTTAACGTACAAAAGCAAGATATTCATGAAGAGCTATCTAGAATTTGGATATCAAAGAACGTTACTGATATGGAGCGTTTGTTGGTAGCAACAGTTTGGGAGCGTTTAGAACCGAATAAGAGAAATATAGTAAAAAAAGAGAACATTCTTGAAGCGTTTAATATTACTGATATTAATGACTTATTTCCTGCTCCGCCAAAATTTGAAGCCCTTCCAAATAATTATGTTCCTCGGCAACAGCAAGATGCCATAATTAATAGTATTCAATCTACTACTACTCATACTATCATCACGGCATCAGGGGGTGTAGGCAAGTCAATTCTAAGCAGTAATTTAGTTAATATTTTACCTATGCCTAACATAGTGATTGCTTATGATTGCTTTGGCAACGGTGGTTATCGTAAAACTAGCGAGAAACGCCATACTGTCAAAGATGCAATGACGCAGGTTATTAATGAATTAGCCAAAGCTGGGTATTGTCTACAAATTATTCCCACTAGAAATGAGCCTGATGAACATTGGATTCTTCAGTTTCTAGACAGGATAAATGAAGTCTGCAGTAACTTAACAGCCGATCATCCTCAAGCATTACTGGTAATCGTATTTGATGCTGTGGACAACGCTATGATGGCGGCAGATGAGTTCAATGAAAGTTGCTTTGCTAATCAGCTTTTAAAGGAAGATGTGCCAGATAACTGTCGGTTAATTTTTACCTGTAGGCCTGAAAGGCTGGAGCTACTTGATCCACCAAGCTCTATCGTACCACTAGAGCTATCATCCTTTACTACTAAAGAAACGCTAAAAAACCTTCAACAATATTATGCTGATGTAGATATAGCACAAGTAGAAGAGTTTAATAGTTTGACAGGGGGTAACCCTCGAGTGCAAGCCAATGCATTGGCTTTACGGTATGAGTCATTACATGAATTACTCTTATCTTTTAACTCGGCAATCATAACTGTTGAGGACTTAATAGAAAGACAATTAAAAGAAGCTATGAGCGATTTGAAAGACAAATTCCCGTTAGTTTATAGACAGGACATCGATAGCATTTGTATAGGACTGGCAACATTACCACCTTTTATTCCTTTATCCGTATTAGCCACTATTGCACAGGTTCCAGTGGACTTAGTAAAAAGCTTTGTAGCAGATTTAGGGCGTCCTTTATGGCTGACAGACCACGCTGTTCAGTTTCGGGACGAGCCTACTGAAAAATGGTTTCAGGATAACTTTAGTGCAACCAATGCTCAAATATCAAACTATGTAGATGCTATCAAGCAACTTGATACCATCAGCCCGTATATCGCTGAAGCTTTACCCGTATTACTTCATAAGTCCGGAAGGTATGATGAATTAGTGGCATTGGCACTGTCTGATAAATACCTACCTGAAGGCAGTCCATACGATAAGAGCCTAATTAAGATCACACGTCTACAATATGCTTTTAAAGCCTCGTTAAAAGTTAATCGTATTCATGACGCTACTAAACTCGCATTATTAGCGGGTGAAGAAATTGCTACTAATGAACGGCAAAATGAAGTATTCAAAAATAATATTGATTTAGTCACTCAAAACCTATCAGAAGGCAGAATAACGGAGCTAGCCCACAAAAAGGTGATAAGAGGAAAATGGCAAGGTTCTGAGTTAGTGTATTCGGCGTCATTACTCGCAAGCTTACCTGATTCAAAAGGACAGGCTACAGTTTACCTGCGTTCTGCTGAACACTTTCTGCACCGTTATTTCGAAAAAAGAGATAGCAATAACAAAGAGCACGATGACTTCTTTGATGAAGAGCTTGAAGATATTGATATTGTAGAGCTTGCTTCAGCACATTTTAATATTTTTGGAAGCAAGGATAGTGTGGATTTTATTGTGGGGTGGAAACCACCAGAGACGATTTATCGTATAGGTTTACGGTTTCTTAAAAGGTTAATTGATAGAGGTGATATTGCTACTGTAGCTCAAATGGCAGTTTATGGAAAAGATAACGCTAGCTTTGTGCTTGCAGCGACTGAAGTACTTATGCAAGTAGGTATAACACCACCACGGGAATGTCTGACACGGTGTCTTAATATCGTTATTAATCCTAAAACACGACTTGAAGTATCTAGTGAATATAGCTATCACAGAGCTTCTTATTCTAATCATACCTTCCTATCATTCTTTGAAGCTTGCCTTATTCAGAAGCTATTTGTAAAAAATATTCGAAGAGGACTAAATTACTATTATAAACTACCATATTTATATGCTCTTTCAGAAATAAGAGCTCATGGGGACGAAGTAGAGAATTTCTTACGTTTTTTATCCTTACAAGCAAGTTTTCAAAATAGCTTTAAGATAGATCATGAAGCCTTTATCAAAAAATGCTTTCAAAGGGATAATAAAAAAGGCTACGAGTCAGAAAAGGAGTTTAAAGATAGCTGTGCTCTAATCAATGAGTTTTTACCACTGTATACTTTAAGGGTAAAAACACTTGTTGGAGCAGATATTACTAGTGTAGGTTTTATAGGACAAACTACAGAGACTTTTATTAAACAAC includes:
- a CDS encoding P-loop NTPase fold protein, translating into MWSDVESSEDYLNFGEVSDLAVDILSAKNMLPISIGIFGNWGAGKSSLLKLIETKLEDDEQDYIVINFDAWLYQGFDDARAALLEVIATRLLEEAEGDKDLVEKGKGLLKRVNIFRVLGLAAEGAALFAGVPTAGLLARGVNAISNATDGVQDEDEYTEGRAVVADVKNEFDKTIKPKEAKTPPQQIHAFRTEYEEILDALNKPVVIIIDNLDRCLPANAIHTLEAIRLFLFLKNTAFIIAADEEMIKSSVAEHFKGSSDRHQLDYIDKLIQVPIRVPKAGMREIRSYLFMLYAIEAGIDSTELSNLRQGLEAALQQSWKDDPITRNDALALLGFTEDNELAKSFERADRIAPILANSPIIHGNPRTVKRLLNVIKMRVKTAQRRDMPINEAIITKLVIFERCAGAAATKEFYSAIDKEKGKPNFLKALEDKNESVSLPESLNQRRDFINEWCLLEPKLSEIDLRPAIYLSRETIPLGSYVTGLSPIGRVALESLSKTKKVSSPAAKKSLEELVIEEQVPVMEGLISHLRNVSDWNAQPEGFAGAFILAEYSSEAAKVFVRYLNGLNENPPWMNMMLKSQSWYKE